The Hirundo rustica isolate bHirRus1 chromosome Z, bHirRus1.pri.v3, whole genome shotgun sequence genome contains the following window.
GAGGCTCCAGGGTCACaaattcttcaaagaaaaatggcCATCTCAAGAGCTGGGATACAGAGCATCAGTGGGATTCAGTGTTACCTTGCTGACAGTTTCATGGCAAGGAAACAGTCAgtgccctccctcccctctgcaaagctctggcCAATGCCCTCCTACCTCCCCCAGTGCCGGCAGAATACTCCCCATGTCCACAGAGTGCTCTTCTGCTCCTACAGGAATGCTGTGTGGACCTTCATGGCCCATTCCCACTGGCACAACTCCTGTGATGCCAGCCAGTGCCTGTGaccagcaggacaggagcagatGAACAAGGGGTGAGTGTCAGTGACTCCAGTGTCCTCAGTTCCAGCGAGCACCTCCTTCTCTGAGCAGTGAGTGGCTACCACCCAGCATCACAGGGGGCTTCCTGTGATGCTGGGTGGTAGCCAGTGACCCCCATGTGCAGCTCTGGCCAGTATTAAATAGCCCCAAGGCAGCACTTCCCATGCTCAGGAGGCCCAGAAGGCTGTCTCTGCCCACAGTGGCCACTGGGCACAGATGAAgccagctgggaatggtggtGGGATGAAGTTACTGAAAGACTTCAAAAACCTTTCACACACCCATCTCTAGCCCAGTGGAGAATGTGGGGAATGAAAATCTGCACATAAAACAATggggccagcagcaccaggcgTGACTGACCCcttgtgctcagcactggtgaggccataCCTGTGTTCAGCTGTGGGCCTGTTAccaaaaatcagtaaaaataaaaactcctTAACACTAATGTAGTATTAAGAAGCCAGCATTCTTTATTCAGCTGGATGCATGCAGGGATATCTCCTCCAAAATCTCATTCATGCTGAGTATAGAAAAAGCTCTAGTTTATATACTGTATTTTACATACCAATTGATAGGTTTTCCTAGAAGAAACATAGATATGAGAATAATTTCTCTGAAGTCATTAACATATgttccctcccctctctccatATGTTCTTCTGTCCTTGGGTCTCTGGTGATCCCCGGTGGTCAGGGACCCCAAAGTCATAGCTGATGGCCTAGTGAACTGGTAGAAGTCGGCACAACCAGGCTGGTTGCTTTCCAATTCTCCTTCCTACAAAATAAGTTTTGTGCAGTTCCACAGGTCAATGGTTTTCGAAAAATAAGCATTGTATTAAACCACTAGGTGCAAACGATTCTTCATCTGGCAACAGACCCCTCTCTGCAAGGATATGGAACTGCTGGAGTGAggccagagaagggcaacagagccGAAGAAAGGTGTGGAGCTCAAGtcctctgaggagctgctgagggagctggggttgtttagtgTCAAGAAAAGGAAACTCGGGGGacttatcactctctacaactgtCTAAATTCAAGTTGTAGACAGGCAGGGGTTTGTCACTTTCTCCCAGGTCACGAGCGACAGGACCAGAGGACACACTCAAGCTGTAGCGGGAAGGTTTAAGCTGGACATtagaaggaatttcttcataGAAAAGCTGCCCAAGGAGGTGGTAAAGTCAGTACCCGGAgctgtttaaggaaagactgcaTATGGCAATCAGTGCTACGTTTTGGCTGACCTGGTGGGATTCGTTCAAAGGTTGTCCTCGGTGACctcagagatcttttccaacctgactGCTTCCGTGATGCTGTAAGAGCTGAGCCATTACAGCGCACACTACACAGTCCGCGGTCCTAGCGCGGGGGCACATCACCCCCGGCAGCAGCCCCGCCGGCGCTGCTCGGCTGAGCCAGCAGGACGAGAAGGAACAGGCAAAAGGAGCTGGCAGCACGACACTCGGAACACGACCGCGCCGCCACCGGAGCGAGGGAGGCAAtccggggcggagcggggcggggcggggcggctaCAGGCCCGGCCCTGCATGGGTGTGCGGGCTGGCGGCGGCCATTGGGCAGGTCGGCCTCCGAAATGGCTGGTAGTGCGGTGTCGAATCCGTCCCAGCTCCTGCCGCTCGGTAACGACGGGGGGCTCCCGGGGCCCGCACTCGGGGCCCGGCCCAGGGTCTCTCTCCGGGGGCAGCGGTGGCTGCGCGCCCCCTCGGGGCTGAGCGGCGCCTGGCGGGAAGCGGGAGGGCGGGAGcgcccggcggcggggccgcgcgcggCCCGCCAGCGTGTCGGGGTCTGGCCGAGAAAGAGGGTGTGGGAGTAGGGGATAGGTGTGGGGGTGTTGCAGTCTGGGGGGCTGTGGGTGTGTCTGGGGGAGGCCGGTGGGAGTAGGGATGGGTGTAAGGATGTCGTGGGGTGGCTGGTTAGTGTGCGAAAACGGAGGGGGAGGGTATAAGAGAGCGTGTAATTGTCTCTGTTTGTgtaaaaaacacacaaaacccaaaatctgtGAGGCACGAAAGGCTTCTTTGTAGAACGTGCTTTTCTGTGTATCTGCAGAGCTTGTGGACAAGTGCATCGGTTCACGCATTCACATCGTGATGAAGAGCGACAAAGAAATTGTTGGGACGCTTCTAGGATTTGATGACTTTGTCAGTATCCTTTGGTGGAAGTGTAAGGttgtcttttttattctctgGCCTAAGTAATTTGTAGCTCTTGAGACTTTTGAGTTCACTGAATAAAACCTTTTTATATGGATCGGTTGTATTATTCTGATATTTTCAGCTTCCAGGTAAAATCACATTTTggtataaaatgaaaatagcattaaatattctcattttaaaatctggGCCTTATTTTCCTTGAAACTGGATTTTCAGATATGGTCCTAGAAGACGTTACAGAATTGTAAGTATGTTTTCTGCCTCTTGTTGCTATTTATTGTGTGGCTCACTGTGGCAAAATACTGTGTAAGATCTGCTAGCAAAATGTTTTTAGATTCTTGTAATACTTACCAGCTGACTAGTTTAACCTTGGACTTAAAACTATAGAAAGTAATCTGTTCAGGACAGCTGTGCCACAGAGTAGCTATTGCATGGTTTATACTTGTGTGGAGATCCCATTTGTATTCTGAATTTTGCATGGGTTGTGTGGCAAACTTTCTAGtagttattttgtttttacacTTCCTTAAGACCTGGCAAATATTCAACAGTGTAACAAACTTAAACATTTTTAGTCATAACATGTTGATATGTCCTATTCAAGAAATTGCCAAGCTTTGGAGTAGGAGAGAACTTCTTAGACGCATTGAGTAGAAGAAAACTTTTTAGATGCCAGTTAGCTTTCTGTACCTAGGTGCTTCATGCAGTGTGACTGATTTATTTGTTAGTTCCAACAATAATGCAGAGATTTCTGTCGGTTCTGTGGTCAAAACTAGAGCCATTGTCCCTGGTTCTGTGTTTTTACTTACTGTTTCTAATGCTCCTTCAGTGAGATCACACCTGAGGGCAGAAGAATCACAAAGCTGGATCAGATTCTGCTCAATGGAAATAACATAACTATGGTGAGTCATCAAAGGCTGTATTGTGTTAACTTTCTGTGCCTGTAAATCAGTTGGTGGTTGTATTCACCTCCTTTAAGCTGAGCTTTCCTGACAGTCCTGCTACATCAGGAGGGTTAAAGCAGCTTCTCTGCATAGCTCGCCACAAAGCCTGGACTTCCAATACAAGGGCATTCCTAATtttgtgggaagaggaaggCTCAAGTGAGAAGATTTGAGTCTAACTTGGATCTGTATGAATGAGGAATTGCCTCTATTGTGTTGTTCTAACTATCTTGCACCTCTGTGTTGTGTGTTTGAGCAGGTGCCATCCCGTGTCAATCTGTAagcttttttctgctttggttATTGTTCGATGTGTTGGAAGGACAGCATATGTTCTGACTCCTTGTATGGGGTGAAATTCCTACCATCCAGTTAAACTGGTGGTTTATTGGCCTTGGAGAAGAACCTGGTGAATTTTCAGCAATAAACAGATACATTTTTGCATTAGAGCTCATGTCTGTTTTGGGGATGTATTTTCCCATACCAGGAAATTCATGCTTTAGACTTTTTCTTGTTCTGATCCCAAAACCAATGGAGCTCTTTCTCTTTAGAAGTGCTCAGCTGATTATGAAGAAGATATCAGTAAAAGGAGTGgttaatccttttttttcttcccttgtgtttttccttttgtatttctttttccattcttcagTTGTTTGCTTCGCAAGGAGAGGCTATGCTGATTTACTCCCTGCTGCCTTTTGGTTTGTGCATCTGTGGCAATAACTGACTTCCTCTGTAGGGAGAGTCTAAAAGTCACTTTTGTGGTTTAGCAAGAAGTCTCCATGTCCTAAAATGTTTGTTGTAAAATAAGAGCTGTCATGTATGGGTTTGTAAAGCTCAATTCTATGGCAATAATGCAAAAATGTCTTACTCTTTTATAGCTGGTTCCTGGAGGAGAAGGACCTGAAGTATGAAGACATGATATTCATATGTACTTTATGTATATATGCAAAATCTAAATAGGGATTTTGGGGTATAAGTGTGCCTGGATGTGGATCATTTGCTTTGCTTACATGCTTGACATTTTAGAAAAGACAACCCATTAGGAAAGGTGGTGGTAATGTTGACTTTGTAAGTTGAAATCATCACTTTCTTGTAAAGACACACAAACCTCTTCTGAATAAAAGGCTCTTTCTTTGTTGGTTACTGTGTTCTGTTATGTAAGTTCACAAGTTAGATAATTTTAGAACTACTTGATGGAGTAGAAAAATGACAGTTGTGTCTCAGTTGCCATCAGTCGTCATTTTTTCTACATCCGTTGCATTTGTTTCTGGCCCAGGTCTAAGTAATACACAGGTCATGAGCTGAGCCATGATGTTGCTGTCGTTTGGCATACAGGCACATTCTGAGCTGGATGTTTTGTTTAAAGGCTGTGTCAGTGGAAACTGTGTGGCAGAGTTCTCTAGATTTCTGAAAGCCCTTCAGACTGGCATCTGTTGGATGCTTAGCAGCCTTTAGTTACGCTCGCCTCAAGGTTCTGCTCTCGTGGACCATTTTGCTTGGCCGGTATGCTCCCTTACAGCAGAGGCCCTGTCATGGCATTTGGCAAGTGAGAGCAGGCAGACCAAACCTATTTCATGTTCTAAAAATCCCCAAGGCTGATGCTAAATCTTCTCACTGTGTCAGTGGTGACTCTACTTTCATCACTTAATGATGCTGTGTGTACTCAAATTGggagctgcctgtggctgcTTGCATAGTTTGGAGCACTCATTTTAGAGTAAACAGGAGTTTCTCTCTCCATCTGTTCTCCTGTGATATAAGAGTGTGACGGATATTGCAAGCTACATTTTAGGATAATTTTTGTAAGGAATTACTGTTATGAGGCCACGCTCCCAGAGCAGCTTATGTACACCTCTCAGCTGGCTTCTGTGTATAAAGGCCTTTGGGGAGGAATCTCAGGTGCTTGCTGTCACTAGACAAGGAAGGTGCAGCATGGGGTCCTGTGAACTGGATGTGCTTTGCCTTCCCTTtaccagaagaaagaaaagttgaaGAAGGAGGCTCAAGTGCAAGATTCTTCAAGGAAGCTGCTGCACTGGATCTTTCTGCCTTGCCTAATCTGGCAGAAAAGCTGCCTTCTGCTAGCTGGGTGTGAGCTCACAAAGCAGTGAGAACCTCTTGCTGAAGAGTGTTAAAAGGGAGAGGGAGTGTGCGGCTCCAGGCTCATGTGTTCTGAACAAATGATCTGTGCTTGCAGTGTTTAGATTGTGTGCTGGCAGTCTATGCTATTTACTCCCTGAacgtgtttggttttttcttttctgtctccaTCCTCCAGCTTTGTTTGatgcatatattaaaaaaggatacttttttttttttttaacttagatTTGATGGAAGCATCACCTGGGATTGTTTGTCTCAAACACTTTCTTTCCTAGAAGTAAGTTGAGTCTTTTCACAAGAAATGAGAACACTTCAAAGATTTCTACTCAGTACAGCACTGCTGTGTTGGGATATTGTTGagtaaaattttgatttttctccagTGTATGCACTTGATTTCTACTTCACTCAGTGTTTTGAAACCAGTCATGCTTCTGAGAGAAGAGTAGAACTTGATTTAAAAGTAGCTTTAATCTAACAGCACAAACATCTTGTTCTCTCAGGAGTTTGTTGTcttgaaaaaatgcaaacaagttGATACTGGCTCAGTTCTTGGTTGATTGGCTGTTTTTTGTTCCATTTACTCCAGAAGGAGTGCTAAGACTTGTCTTTTAGGACGGTGTTTTAATTCCAGACTCACAGATCTGCAGAGGTCCCTCTGAAGAGACTTTGTGCATGCAAACACTGTTAGTCCTTTCTAAGATGAAAAATTTTTTCTCTGAGCTAAGAATACAAAGTATTCCAGGTGAGTCTGGTTTGCTTTGCATTCATTATTCCTGTAGCCTGTTGATTTGGAAGGGCCGCTATTAAGCTTGTGCAGTAAGTAgtggtggtttttgttctttgtcCCCTAGAAATCAAAGTGCTTAATTATACTGCTTTGTTGTTGTGGACACTGGTCTTCTCCAGAATGCTGTGCAGGATGCCACCATATGTAAGTCATGTAAAGTAATAACCTTAGGcttgaaaaagacagaaaactgaaTGAGGCTTTAAGTTTAGAGCAAGATAGTTCTCAGGTTAAAGTAACTTTGTGGTTATGATATGCACAGAGGCAATTCTAttcagatttgtttgttttgctttctggttttttttggatAGCACTGGTTGCAGTGATCTTTAGTCCTACTACCTGGTGATCTTAGTTTGGAGAAAGTTCCCTTCTGCCTGCTGCTTCAGTATGGTTGCTCATTTTGGTTTGGGTGTAAATATCCTCTGAGTAACCtcactgaaattattaaaatgacTCCCAGTTCACTGGTAGTTTTTAACACAGTCAGTGCTTCCAAAGCATATGATTATAATTTAGCAGTCTCACCAGTAATGTGTTGTTTTGCAGGTGTAACAGTATTTTGGTCAATTGAACTACAGTCATACACAATGTAAGCAGGGAACAGTAGATTTATTCCAGTTTCAATTCCAGTGAATCTGACCTTGAGGCCGTTGATACAAGGAGTCAGCAAATACTTTCAGAAGCTTGGTTTGACATTTTTGGATTCCATAATGAACAGGAATCaaaattcagctttgttttgACTGGTGCTGCATTAATGCTGGGCCGcgcttttgctttctgctgaaaGAGAGAACGGATTTGAATTAATCATTTATCAACAGATTCTGCGGCTTGATGTCATTTACATGAAGACACTATGGTTGGTTAATTAAACTGTCAGAAACAAAATCAGGGATTCAAAAACTATGCCATTTTATTTCAGAGATCCTTGCTTACATTTGTACAATATATTGCATAACTCCAGTTTTTCTGCAAAGTCTAATATATATTTCATGGCTTTTCTCTATAAGCTTTTGTAAGCTCACATTCTCTTGAAGCCTTCTTCTAGTAGCTCAAAATAAGCATTACAAATGAAGTATTTGTTGCTTTAACAGGAAAGCAGTtacaagaaaagacaaaaatgtagCAATTTAATCCATTATGAAGAAATGCTTCAAGCAGATTGAACATGATCTTCATACATCAATACTTAATACAATTTgttagctgggtttttttctctttttttgtgatGTATTCAatcaaaatttgaaaatacatctttaacagaaaaaattgCAAAGTACTGTAGTTTATTCCAATTAATGGGTTCTCAAAACCCAGAGTAacctttttaattcttatttaaaCCTATAAGTAGTCAGTCTTTGACTGGGTGGTTAGTTGGTTTTCTGTGCTTGTTTAAATGGATcctcatgttttgttttcagtactGATTAAAAAGAGTGGCCCTTAGCAGCCATTAAGTGCAAAGTGAGTTGTCGAgtcctgctgtcacctgcaTTCCCCAGGCATTCCATTTGGTGAAGAACATGATgtggcagcagcccctgcacaggaggaggaaaacgTGGATCATAAGGATTTATAAACAagcaattaaaatgtttttccattcaGTAAGCACCATCTTATTATCTCCTGGATGGGGGTCACAGAGTCCTGATTGGTGTGATATTGCCGACGCTGCGCTGTTGTGGTAGCCATCAGTACCTGTTTTTCTTCAACTTCTCAGCAGtccccacagcagaggggtCCTTTGAGGGACCAGGCAAGATCATGCTTGAGAGAATACCTTTCCCTCACACTTGACACAAGCTGCCTCCAGAGGCTGGGAGTTTCTGTGCTCTTCCCAATCCTCTTGTCAATGCCCACATTCAGGACAGAAATCCCAGCTGCTTGGCTTCACCCCCATCCAGTTTTGTATCATGGGCCATGACATCCCAGAATTAGAGCAGCCAGGTCACCAGGGGCTCTCCTGATTGGTAGCTGAAATctatttttatctttcacaGCTCACCTGGGGATCAAGTGATTTTCTCTGGCCCTGCCTCTTTCTCCTGTTTTGAGGACTGTGCTTCTTCTTCATCCCTCATGAAGTGAACTGTTTACGtgttggatttctttttctttataggGGTGACTGCTACTGGCAGGGGTTGTTCCTCTGGTTCAGCAGCAGTTTGAGTGGTCATGGTGCCTGTTGgtgtgctttctttttcttcttcctggggGTGGTATCTGTTGTTGAGCAGTGTCCAGTAAACAGTAGCCAGGACAGAACACATTGCAGAACTTCATGCGTCTCTGGAGTTActacagcatttttctttgacaTATTTAATCACTTTAACAGGTTCCTGTAGTTGTTCACTGGTGAACTGATAAACCATTGGAGAAGTCCTTGAAACACTGGTCTGTGTCCTCCTAGATTCTATGCCACCCATTACTATCCCACTTCAGGACAGATCTCTGAATAACCTCCCTAGAAATCTTTCTTGGCTCTAAATATGGTGTGCATTGCACTGGCAGACATAGCAACAAGAACATGTTTTCCTTAACATTTAAAGGGAATTCAGAATTCGTAAAAGCTGTTGTAGATGGCCTGAAGGGGGGAAAGGGAGTGAAAGGCTGGGTAAAATCatcctcctcttttcccccccATAGACTGGATTCTTTTAATAATGGACTCCCAAGGGTAGTGCCTTAGTTAAGCGTGGGAAAGCAACACTGAATACATATCCCAAATGATCCTTGACTTTATCATGTCATGAGCTGGTATCAAGCAGTGCAACAGAGAAATCCTGGTCCCTCTCCATGCTCTCAAAAAGAGCACACAGTGCATATACAGAGATTTATTGAGTTTTTATTGGCCAGATTTGGGTGCTGAGGGGCTACAGGGATGGCTTCTGTGAGAGGCTGCTGGACCCTTCCTCACTGTCTGtcagagccaatgccagctaGATCCAGGACAGGCTTGGCCAAGGCTAAACCAATCAGAAGTTATGGTAATGCCTCTGTAACAGCATATTtaagaagaagagaaggaaaaaaagaaaagttattgcATAGATGTAACTgtggccagagaagagcagaagaaTATTTGAcaggaacaactctgcagacaccaaagCTAGTGGGGAAGGGGGGTGGAAATTGTGATCCAGCTGCAGTCTGCGGAAGAGAGCCACTCTCAGGTGAATACCAAAAGCAGGCTGTGAATTCATGGGAGGCctgtgctggaacaggctcctggcagggaacTCTGAAaccatggagagaggagcccatgctggaggaGGTTTCCTGGTAGGACTTGTGAGCCTTTGGtggacccatgctggagcatcCTGTTCTTGAAGCACACAGTGGAAGAGTGATCTCTGTTgcagcagtttgtgaagaactgttctttctttcctctgggaGTTGGCACAGATAAGACCTTGTCCCATCACGGAATCTGTACCTCCTCTGGCAAGAAAATAGCAACTGCAGTTCCCGTTGCAATAGCTGCAGCCATAAAATCTTACAGTGATCTCAGTCTTTCATCCTGTACCCAGTCAACTCTCAAATGCATGCATGAACAAGACATAGAGAAAAGGATCCTTTTAAACTCCTACCAGAAGACATACTAGAACATTTCCAGCAGCAATACATGTGACAGCTTCAGAAAAATGAGATATTTCACTGATTATCTCCCTTACACTCTGAAATAAATCACTACTCCTAAGTGGAAATCACTAAGTAGGCACACAGGCAATGCTACAGGAAATGTATCTATAACTTGACAAAAAGTTAGAAGTTATTACTAACCATACTTTGTTCACTGCTtataaaagttaattttctgtACATTGTTTCCAGTATAAAATAGTTCTGCTTTAGCAGAATTAACTACATTGACTGCCTTGTTAATGTTTTTCCCTTTATATCCTTGGGTATCTGAACTGGACCTTCTAAAGGTCATAAAATAACTGTATCcagtgtttcaggaaaaaagcaagCATAAACATAATCCTAACAGCACTAATCTCCCTAAAGATTACCCACCTCTTGTTGAAACCTTAGTAACATGACATGCAATTTAGCCCTCTAAAAGTAGATTTTAGTTCCCAGCACTtactttcctgctctttttttttctttaaacgCTTTTTCCGGTCAATGGCAGCCAACTCATCTTTCAACAACAGGTAACGTTTCcgaatttcctgtatttttgcTTGGAGAACTGTTATGCGCTCTGTGCAACTCAAATTTTGCAAGTCAGCTGCAATTTAAACAATTTCTGTTAATTATTGCATTGCAGCATTTCCCAAGCCTTCTGAATTTCAATAAagggcgggggggtgggggggggggggtggggggatgACTCAGATCTTAGTGATGTGCTTTGAAGTAGCAGGCAGCAAAGCTGAGGAACTGTAAACTGCTGTTTATTATCACTGTCTTGACTGacacaaacacagtgaaaattcTTCTTACGAGAAATACTAAACAAGTTCTGGTTCATTAAGGCAAAATGGAAGgggaagatttaaaaattaacaatcTAAGAGGCTGAACAAGAAACAGAGAACAAGGAGTGAAACAGCAAGAAAGAAGAATTATCAGGATATATGGCAGAGCAAACTGAGGACGGAGTGATTTTAGAGGAAAAATccctcaaaaccagaaaattccGAAAGCCTTCTTATAGTATATAGCAAGACCACAAGAGGCATGTTTCAAAGAAGATACTTACACACTTGAAAACTCCATTTGCAACCTTTGGGGAAATTATTATCATGTTCTTTTTGATCAGATTCCCTTTCTCCATTTTGCCcacattttcctgtgggaaGATAGATAGttataaaacaaagaaactttCCCACCCAATCCCAAGCTTACCAGGAGCTGTCTCACTCTAACATGACAGAATCCATCTTGGTGTAGCAGCTTGGTACACAGCTCTCTGCACCATGGGTGCACAGGTACAGGACCACAAGCCAGGTCTGTAATGGGGGCCCTCTAATTCTGGcatgctgggaaagggaaaccTTGCACTGGAAACACCGGCTAGTTAGTTGTGCACGTAAACTCACATCTGTTCTGTGGATTCATGGGAACCAAAGTCCTATAGACCTGGAAGGCTGATAAAAGTAGCAGACTGTGGCCCCACAATCCATCCCAAAAACTGGAGAGTATTTAACTGAAAGCGTATGTGCATGAACTAAGGAGGTAAGGTAGGGACACACTTCCTGTGAGGAGACTCTTGAATACTATCCAGCTGCTCAAGGTTCGTATAACCATAGTCCCCTCTACTCTCTAACAGGATCATGACAGCAGTGGACTTGTTGCTTTAGATCCACAGCCATAAATAAATTGCCTGCATCACAAAATAAGGCAAAGAGGCACTGTAATGTGTTCATGTAGGTGCTAAAATTATCCACATCTTCCTAGGTAAGGAGCTATATAGTCCTTAAAAGATTTTGCAAGACTGATTATTACATCCTAGCTCCTGttcaccttttaaaatattcatttcaaACAAATGACATGGTAC
Protein-coding sequences here:
- the LSM5 gene encoding U6 snRNA-associated Sm-like protein LSm5, yielding MAGSAVSNPSQLLPLELVDKCIGSRIHIVMKSDKEIVGTLLGFDDFVNMVLEDVTEFEITPEGRRITKLDQILLNGNNITMLVPGGEGPEV